A DNA window from Daucus carota subsp. sativus chromosome 3, DH1 v3.0, whole genome shotgun sequence contains the following coding sequences:
- the LOC108212853 gene encoding gibberellin 2-beta-dioxygenase 2, which yields MTSRALGVPTIDLSVDRSIVSQQIVIACEEYGFFRLINHGVSNAIISRVEEESFRFFAKPGSEKQQAGPPNPLGYGCRTIGLQGDTGELEYLLLPAANPPSVSQSSKLISNNDLQIISCVVNEYVQAVRRLTCDILDLVAEGLCLGDNFVLSRLINNVESDAVFRVNHYPPLDQTAKAFIPAPKFILQDDKIANNGDHPSRVGLGEHSDPQILTIMRSNDVGGFQIFSHDGLWISIPPNPTEFCVIVGDTFQALTNDRFKSARHRVMENFNDKPRLSMMYFGAPSLDATICPIPRMVSSLIHYRPFTWRELKKAAYSQRLADRRLDLFKYNHNQNNEKKKC from the exons ATGACCTCTAGAGCTCTGGGAGTTCCAACCATTGATCTTTCAGTGGACAGGAGTATAGTGTCCCAACAAATTGTTATAGCTTGCGAAGAATATGGTTTCTTCAGGCTCATCAACCACGGGGTTTCTAATGCAATCATCTCAAGAGTTGAAGAAGAAAGTTTCAGGTTTTTCGCAAAGCCAGGATCTGAGAAACAACAAGCTGGACCTCCGAATCCTTTGGGGTATGGTTGCCGAACTATTGGCTTGCAGGGAGATACGGGTGAACTCGAATATCTCTTGCTTCCGGCCGCTAATCCACCATCAGTCTCCCAAAGTTCCAAACTGATCTCAAATAATGACCTCCAAATAATTAG TTGTGTTGTAAATGAATATGTACAAGCTGTAAGAAGGCTCACATGTGATATTCTTGACCTTGTGGCCGAAGGCTTATGTCTTGGAGACAACTTCGTACTAAGTAGGCTCATAAACAATGTGGAAAGCGATGCTGTTTTTCGGGTCAATCATTATCCTCCCCTTGATCAAACTGCAAAGGCCTTCATTCCAGCTCCCAAGTTTATATTGCAAGATGATAAAATTGCCAATAATGGTGATCATCCTTCTCGGGTAGGACTCGGAGAGCATTCGGACCCTCAAATCTTGACAATTATGCGTTCCAACGATGTTGGCGGATTCCAAATTTTTTCACATGATGGACTTTGGATCTCTATTCCTCCTAACCCTACCGAATTTTGTGTGATTGTTGGCGACACATTTCAG GCTTTGACAAATGATAGGTTCAAGAGTGCGAGACACAGAGTAATGGAGAACTTTAATGATAAGCCGAGACTGTCTATGATGTACTTCGGTGCACCGTCCCTCGACGCAACAATCTGTCCTATACCACGGATGGTATCGTCTTTGATTCACTACAGGCCCTTCACTTGGCGTGAACTAAAGAAAGCTGCATACTCTCAGCGCCTGGCTGATCGTCGTCTTGATCTGTTCAAGTATAATCACAAtcaaaacaatgaaaaaaaGAAGTGTTAA
- the LOC108213150 gene encoding gibberellin 2-beta-dioxygenase 2: MGVQSPNLARNKKTCRALGVPTIDLSMDRSVVSEQIIRACEEYGVFMITNHGVSNEIISRIEEETFDFFAKPAVEKHYSGPPNPFGYGCKTIGFHGDMGELEYLLLEANPSSVSQRSMALSNNPTRFSCVVNDYVQAVRGLTCDILDLVAEGLCLGDKSVLSRLINDVESDAVFRVNHYPPFDQSPKVLNPTADFQMRDDKFANNGDSSRVGFGEHSDPQILTILRSNDVGGLQICSHDGLWVPVPPNPTEFCVLVGDTFQALTNDRFKSVRHRVMANSNNKPRLSMMYFGTPSLDAMISPLPRMVSSHNAPLYKPFTWCEFKKAAYSLRLANRRLDLFRHNYNENSEKITQC, encoded by the exons ATGGGTGTGCAATCTCCAAACCTCGCGCGCAACAAAAAGACCTGCAGAGCCTTAGGAGTCCCAACCATTGATCTTTCAATGGACAGAAGTGTAGTTTCCGAGCAAATTATCAGAGCTTGTGAAGAATATGGGGTTTTCATGATCACCAACCATGGGGTGTCTAATGAAATCATATCAAGAATTGAGGAAGAAACTTTCGATTTCTTCGCCAAGCCTGCAGTGGAGAAACATTATTCTGGACCTCCGAATCCTTTCGGTTATGGTTGCAAAACGATCGGCTTTCATGGAGATATGGGTGAACTTGAGTACCTCTTGCTTGAAGCGAACCCTTCATCAGTTTCTCAAAGATCTATGGCTCTCTCCAATAACCCAACAAGGTTTAG CTGTGTTGTTAATGATTATGTACAAGCTGTAAGAGGGCTCACATGTGATATTCTTGATCTTGTGGCCGAAGGCTTATGTCTTGGAGACAAATCCGTACTAAGTAGGCTCATAAACGATGTAGAAAGTGATGCTGTTTTTCGGGTCAATCATTATCCTCCGTTTGATCAGAGTCCAAAGGTTTTAAATCCAACTGCCGACTTTCAAATGCGTGATGATAAATTTGCCAATAATGGTGATTCTTCCCGGGTAGGATTTGGAGAGCATTCGGACCCTCAAATCTTGACCATTTTACGATCCAATGATGTTGGGGGACTTCAAATTTGTTCTCATGATGGACTTTGGGTCCCCGTTCCTCCTAACCCTACCGAGTTTTGTGTGCTTGTTGGTGACACATTTCAG GCTTTGACAAATGATAGGTTCAAGAGTGTGAGACATAGAGTCATGGCGAACTCCAACAATAAGCCAAGACTATCTATGATGTACTTTGGCACACCATCCCTCGACGCAATGATCTCTCCTTTACCACGAATGGTATCATCCCACAATGCACCTCTCTACAAGCCCTTCACTTGGTGCGAATTTAAGAAAGCTGCATACTCCCTGCGCCTAGCTAATCGAAGACTTGACCTGTTTAGGCACAATTACAATGAGAACAGTGAAAAAATCACGCAATGTTAA